In one Epinephelus moara isolate mb chromosome 6, YSFRI_EMoa_1.0, whole genome shotgun sequence genomic region, the following are encoded:
- the LOC126391210 gene encoding TGF-beta receptor type-2-like isoform X2 has translation MLDDYNSSTCVMKEKNTTSGMAHFCSCTDEEECNDKLFFSPIVDPTPDNPLVSVILVSLLPLLVMGIVIVGMFYWYRAYRQRMNQEWESSIKKRKPKAGGLDCSDACAIMMDDDRSDSSSTHANNLNHNTEPLPIELDLLVGKGRFAQVYKAKLKQTTSDQFETVAVKIFPCEEYASWKNEKDIFSNTDLRHENILHFLTAEERKVEKQYWLITAFHHRGNLQEHLTRNVISWEELQVLGRSLARGVAHLHSDRLVCGRPKVPIVHRDLKSSNILVKNDLTCCLCDFGLGLRLDSSLSVDDLANSGQVGTARYMAPEVLEARLNLENIESFKQTDIYSMALVLWEMTSRCEAIGEVKDYEPAYGSKVREHPCVESMKDNVLRDRGRPEIPNTWLRHQGVAVICATIMECWDHDPEARLTAHCVAERISELEDEMDKLSSCSSSAEKIPAELKIPIEVGIPGDEVKITEIQDIIAVDCSVSDEK, from the exons TTGTGGATCCAACTCCGGACAATCCCTTGGTATCGGTGATTCTGGTGAGCCTGCTTCCCCTGCTGGTGATGGGGATTGTAATTGTGGGAATGTTCTACTGGTACAGAGCCTATCGGCAACGCATGAACCAAGAATGGGAAAGCAGCATTAAGAAGCGCAAGCCAAAAGCTGGAGGCCTTGACTGCAGCGATGCCTGCGCCATCATGATGGATGATGATCGGTCAGACAGCAGTTCGACGCATGCCAACAACCTGAACCACAACACTGAGCCACTGCCTATAGAGTTGGATCTGCTG GTGGGAAAGGGACGCTTCGCCCAGGTATACAAGGCTAAGCTGAAGCAGACTACGTCAGATCAGTTTGAAACAGTAGCTGTGAAGATCTTCCCCTGTGAGGAATACGCATCCTGGAAGAACGAGAAAGACATCTTCTCCAATACAGACCTTCGACACGAGAACATTCTCCACTTCCTGACGGCTGAGGAGAGGAAGGTGGAGAAACAGTACTGGCTCATCACTGCCTTTCACCACAGGGGAAATCTCCAG GAGCACCTGACACGTAATGTGATAAGCTGGGAGGAGCTGCAGGTATTGGGCAGGTCTCTGGCCCGAGGTGTCGCCCACCTTCACAGTGACCGCCTCGTCTGTGGACGCCCTAAG GTTCCCATTGTCCATCGAGACCTGAAGAGCTCTAACATCCTGGTGAAGAACGACCTGACATGCTGCCTGTGTGACTTTGGCCTTGGACTTCGTTTAGACAGTAGTCTGTCTGTGGATGACCTCGCCAACAGTGGACAG GTGGGTACGGCACGTTACATGGCTCCTGAGGTGCTGGAGGCCCGACTGAATCTGGAGAACATTGAGTCCTTCAAACAGACCGACATTTACTCCATGGCACTTGTACTTTGGGAGATGACATCGAGGTGTGAAGCTATTGGAG aggTGAAGGACTATGAGCCTGCATACGGCTCTAAAGTGCGAGAGCACCCCTGTGTGGAGAGCATGAAGGATAACGTGctaagagacagaggaagaccTGAGATCCCCAACACCTGGCTCAGGCATCAG GGTGTGGCAGTTATCTGTGCCACCATCATGGAATGCTGGGACCATGACCCAGAGGCCAGACTTACCGCCCACTGTGTTGCTGAACGCATCTCCGAGTTGGAGGATGAGATGGACAAACTGTCCAGCTGCAGCTCCTCGGCAGAGAAGATCCCAGCGGAGCTGAAGATCCCAATAGAAGTGGGGATCCCAGGGGATGAGGTGAAAATCACAGAAATACAGGACATCATAGCTGTGGACTGCTCTGTGAGTGATGAGAAGTGA